ACCGCGACACCCACGCGAGCGAACTCACCGTGACCGACATGTGCGACCAGGGTCCGGGCGAGCACCGCTGCTATCGTTACGGTATCCTGCTCCAGCGCGTGGAGGACGGACAGATCGGCGTGTTTGATCCGGAGTTCGACAACGAGACGCCGGATGTGCCCTGACGGCCGCCGGGCTACGGCCGGCCGCGGCCGGCCGAATGCTGAAAGCTGAAAGACTGAAAGCTGAACCGACGCTCTGGTTTTCAGGTTCAGCCACGGGCGGCCGGCCTAATGGAGAATTGAGAATGAAGAATGCAGAATGCCGGAGGCAGTGACGGCACCGCTTAGCCGGCAGTTCTTCTGCATCGACGTTGAAGGCCGGCCGAATGCTGAGCGTTGAATTGCGACGCGGGCGGTTTGGCATCCCCTCCGCGCGCGCGCGCGGTCGTGTCAGGGGCCGAAAACAACAAGTCGAAGACCAGCGCGCGAGGCGCCGGTCTTCGACTGTGGATTGCGGAGGCGGCTGTCGGTGCGAACTCAGTGACAGGTCCAGGTAGACCGGTGATTCACTGGCTCGCGGCCTTGGTCGTCCGCCAGAAACACGATGCAACGCGGTGGTAAGTGAGATCAGCTTCACTGCGGCCGGTCGCTGGTTGAACAGCTCGGCCGGCCTGATGAGGAAGGTGATCTCCCGCGTTCATCGTGGCTGGGTGGTGCGGAAGAATCGCCGAAGCTTACTTCTTCTTCGCGACCTTCTTCACCTTCTTTGCCGGAGCTTTCTTAGCTTTCTTCACGGCCTTTGCTTTAGGCATGTCTTTCCCTGGTTGAGGTTGCTTTCGACGGGCGGAGTGCCCGGCGACGTACCCTTTCGGATACACTCACCACGCGCGGAAAATACCGCGGTGGCGCACCTGACTAATGCGCCCGCGGTGGAAAACGTCGAACATTTTTCCACGCGAGCGCGAAGTTTGTGCGCGTGCGTCACGCGAATCGCGCGACGTGTGGCGCGGCGTCAGCTCGTGCCGCGCACATGTGCGATGACATCGGCCGCGCTGTAGCGGTCAGCGCCGGGCGGAACCAGCCGCGCGAGCGTGGCGAGTTCGTTGCCCGCGGTGATGATCGGCGTCTCGCTCGCGCCGTGGCGCCGCTGCCCGAGTCCCACCGTGGCGACGAGTCCGTTGCAGAGGCACTTTCGTCCGTTGCACTCGGCGGTAGCGCCGCCCTTGGCGACGAAGGCGTCGACGGGCTCGGCGGAGCAGCGGTAGCCGAGCGAACCGTCGTCACGGCGATAGGGCTGCCGCAGGTAACCGAGGTCGCAGACGCGCTCGCGGGCGGCGTAGACGCCGGCCTCGGACAACGTGCCGGAGAGCTGCGCGACCTTGAATGGAAAGCCGGTGGGCGACGCGAGGGGATCGGTGAAGACGCGGGCTTTGCCGGCGCGGCTGGCAGCGATCATCTCGTCCTTGAGCGAGCGGTCGACGCCAGCTTCGTCGCAGAAAGCGAACGCGGTGCCGATTTGGATGCCGACGGCGCCCTGGGCCTGGGCGGCGGCGAGGTGGGCGGGCGAGGCCTGCGCGCCGGCGAGCCAGAACGGCAGGCCGATTTCCTTGATCTTCGCGAGATCGGGGGTGTCGCGCACGCCATAGATCGGTTCGCCTTGCGCGTCCAGCTGCAGCGGGCCGCGCGGCGGGGCGTTGTGGCCGCCGGCGAGTGCGCCCTCGACGACGAAGCCGTCGACGCGACCGTTGGACTTTTTTGCCAGGGTGAGGGCGAGCGTCGCCGAGGAGACGATGGCCAGAAACTGCGGCCGCGGTACGACCGGGGCGGGACGGCCGAAGAACGCGGCGGGATCGAAACGCGAAAAGTACGCCTCGGCGTCCTGGGCGCCGGCGACGTCGACCTTGAGTTCGGCGGCGGCGCCGGTGCTCAGGCGGTCGAGCGCGCCGGGGATCGCGCGGGGAATGCCCGCGCCCATCAGGACGTAATCGACGCCGGCGAGCATGGCGCCGTAGAGCGACGGCAGGGTGGCGAGCTGGATCTTTTCCAGCAGGTTGATGCCGACCTGGCCGGAGTGCCCCTCCTTGGCGAGATGCACCTCGACGAAGTTGGCGGCGACGGTGAGCTCGGTGAAGGCGCGGCTGGGCTCAAGCGTCGGCATGGGCACGCCGCGGAAAGGCGTGCCGGGAGCCTGGCCGCCGGGGACAAAGTACGTGTCGATGATACGCTCGGCGACCGCGGGGATGGGAAATGCCTCGAGGCCGCGGCGCATGTCGCCGCTGGCGTCGCCGTCGGCGAGACGGCGGGCAAGGATGACGGCGAGGAGGGTGCCGGAGATGACGCCCAGTTCGCCGAGGCGCGAGACGGTGCGGGCCAGCTGCCAGTTGGAAACGGCGACGCCCATGCCGCCCTGAATGATGACGGGAGATGACATATGGATCGCGCGAGCTTTCGCTGGTGTCGCCGGGAGGCGGATGACGTATCGGGGCTCCGAGACCGGCGTGGACACCGGCGCGTGGGAGCCGAAAGCCCTCGCAATCGGACGCGCGTCGCGACCATGGGGCCGCGCTCCCCAACAAGGAAGCCCTATTTTGGCGCGGCCAACCGCAATGCGGGTGGAGACTACGAGGGCAGCGCCGCGCGTCGACGACGCGGGGGCGGCCCGAGAACTTTCCCGGGTCGGGCGGCCGGGAAAACTGCCTTGGGGCGGACCCGTGACGCTGCGCCTAACGGTCAAGCGGACTGACCTTGCGCCACGAACTTCGGCGGCCATAAACCACCGCCGACCCAACCCCTGCGATCGATCCGCGGCCCCACGCGGCTCGAATTTCCCCAAGTATGAACCACCCCACGCGCCGGCCCACCGCTGTGACTGCGCACGCCCATTCCAATCCCCCCGGCCCGAGCGGTCCCGCGGAGCGCGAGCCGTTCCCCAAGGAGGCGCATCGTGGCTGAGATCCTGGCCGCGACCTCCGAGATCACCCGGTTGCTGCAGGCGTGCGGCCGGGGCGAGCGCCAGGCTTCGGCGGAACTCCTGCCGCTGGTCTACGACGAACTGCGGCGCCATGCGGCGGTGCGTATGGCGAGCGAACCCGCCGGGCAGACGCTCCAGCCCACCGCGCTGGTGCACGAAGCCTGGCTGCGGCTGAACCGGGACGATGCCCAGGTCTGGCAGAACCGCGCGCACTTCTTCGGAGCGGCGGCGGAGGCCATGCGCCGGATCCTGATCGAGAACGCCCGGCGCAAGTCGCGCCTCAAGCGGGGTGGCGACCGGCAGCGCGTGAATTTCGACGACGTCGAGCTGGCCGATACCACGCCGGACGAGAAGATCCTGCTGATCGACGAGGCGCTGGAGCGGCTGCAACTGGAGGATCCGGAGAAGGCGCGGGTCGTGCTCCTGAAGTTCTTCGGCGGGCGGACCAATCAGGAAGTCGCCGAGATGCTGGACGTGACCGAAAGAACGGTGGAACGGCACTGGGCCTACGCGAAGGCATGGCTGTTTGAGAGCATCCGGGCCCAGAAGGGCTGAGGTTCACGTGTCGGCTTTCGCGGTCGAATCTCGCATGACATGAGCGACGCGATGGATGCCCGGATCGTGCGTGATCCCTCTGGAATCTTCGAGACTGCGCGCCACCTGGCCGACGGTCCGGCGCGCCGCGCGTTCCTGGAGGGAGCCTGCGGGGGCGACCTGACCCTGCGCCGCCGGGTGGAGGCGCTGCTGCGGGCGGCGGACGACGCGGAGGAGTTCTTTGCGGAGACGACGTCCGCGGTGGATCGCGCGATCACGACGCTCCACGCGCAGCACGGGGCCGAGGGGCTGGCGGAGGCGATGAGCGCGTACCTGCCGGGCGAGGAGCCGATCGGGAGCCGGATCGGACGGTACAAGCTGCGCCGGAAGATCGGGGAAGGCGGCTGCGGCGTGGTGTACGAGGCGGAGCAGGAGGAGCCGGTGCGCCGCGCGGTGGCGCTCAAGATCATCAAGCTTGGGATGGAAACCCGGAGCGTGATCGCGCGTTTCGAGGCGGAGCGGCAGGCGCTGGCGATGATGGATCACCCCAACATCGCGCACGTGTTCGATGCCGGCGCGACCCAGCGCGGGTCGCCGTACTTCGTGATGGAGCTCGTGCGGGGCGTGAAGATCACCGAGTACTGCGACCAGCACCGGCTGCCGACGCGCGAGCGGTTGGATCTGTTCGTGCAGATCTGCCACGCGATCCAGCACGCGCACCAGAAGGGCATCATCCACGGCGACATCAAACCCTCGAACATCATGGTGACCCTCCATGACGGGGTGCCGGTGCCGAAGGTCATCGATTTTGGCATCTCCAAGGCCACCGAAGTCAGGCTTGCCGACAAGGTGCTCGTCACGGCCGACGGTCAACTGATCGGCACGCCGGCGTACATGAGTCCCGAGCAGGCGGAGCTGGGGGCGATGGACATCGATACCCGCAGCGACATCTACAGCCTCGGGGTGCTGTTGTACGAATTGCTGACGGGCAAGACGCCCTTCGATCCCCAGGAACTCGGGTCGGCCGGGTACGACGGGATGCGCCGGATCCTGCGCGAGAAGGAGCCGCCGCGGCCGTCGGTGCGGCTGAAGATGCTGGCGCCGGAGGAACTGCTGCGCGTGGCGACGGCGCGGCGCTCGGAGCCCGCGCGCCTTTGGGCGCTGTATCGGGGCGACCTGGATTGGGTGGTGATGAAGGCCCTCGAGAAGGATCGGCGCCGCCGTTACGAGACGGCTAACGGCCTGGCGGTGGACATCCAGCGTCACCTCAGCAACGACGCGGTGGTGGCGCGGCCGCCGAGCCGGATCTACCGCTTTCAGAAGCTGGTGCGGCGCAACCGGGGCGTGTTCGTGGCGACCGGGGCGGTGGGACTTTCGCTCATCCTCGGCACGGCGACCTCGACCTGGCTGTTCCTGCGCGAGCGGGACGCGCGCCGGCGGGCGGTCGCGGCGGAGCAGGAGGAGGCGCGGTTGCGGCAAGGGGCGGAGTTGCGGCAGAAGCTGACGCAGGCCGCGCTGCTGGTGAGCCAGGACAAGTTTGCGAAGGCGGATGCGCTATTGGCGGGGATTCCGGTGAACCAGCCGACGGTGGAAGGCGCGGCGGTGCTGCGATCGCTCGGCGAATGGCATGCGGTGGAGAATCGCTGGGCCGAAGCGGTGAAACGTTTCCAGATGCTGGTGCGCATCGACCAGTTGGACGGCTGGGACGTGACCACGCTCGATCTGCTGCGGCTAGGGCCGGCGCTGATCGAGAGCGGGGACGTGGCCGGTTACGAGCGGTTTTGCGAGGCCGCGATCCTGCACCATGTGGCGGCCGCGGTGTCGGCGGGGGATCGCATCGTGAAGATCAGTCTCCTGCGCCCGGCGAACGAACGACTGTTGGCGTCGCTGAAGCCCTACGCGGAGGGCACGGCCAAGTCGCTGGCGATGGCGGATTCGAATGGCGACGGGTTTGGCGCCGCGTGGCGCTCGATGTCGCTCGCGCTCTGGGAGTACCGGCGCGGGGACCTCGCCCGCGCGGCCGACTGGGCCAACCGGTGCCTGAACTACGAGAACGCGAACGAGCCCCGGCAGGCGACGGCGCGGGCGATCCTGGCGATGGCGTTGCGGCAACTCGGGCGGGTGGAGGAGGCGCGGAGCCAGTTGGCGACGGCGCGGGAACTGATTGAGGCTCGAGACAAAGGCGCGGCCAACCGAGGCACGCCGGTGCAGGGGTTTTGGTTCGACTGGCAGTTCGCCCGGCTGATCTATCGCGAGGCGGCGGCGAAAGTGGGGCCGCAGGCGCAGGAGTGACGACGGTTTTTGCCGGCGCGGGGCTGTCGGATTTCGGCCCCCGAATGGCGCATTACCAACATGACCTCCTTCTCCCGCGTCCTCGTGCTGGGCCTCCTGTTTGTGGCAAGCCTCGGGTCGGCCCGTGCCGCCAAAGTCAGCGTGGCCGTGGATCGGCCAGGTGCGGATTTGAACCCGGCGATGTGGGGCGTCTTCTTCGAGGACATCAACTTCGGGGCGGATGGCGGCCTGTACGCGGAGTTGGTGAAGAACCGGGGTTTCGAGTTTCCCGAGCCGCTGATGGGCTGGACCAAGCTGAGCCCTTCGCTCGCACGGGGTGAACTGACGGTGCGGACCGACGCGCCCTTCAACGCGAAGAACCCGCACTATGTGCGACTGGCGTCCGAAGGGACCGCCCCGTTTGGGCTCTCCAATGAAGGCTTTCGCGGCATGGCGGTGCGCAAAGGCGAGGCGTACCAGCTCAGCCTCCGGGCGCGGCGGGCCGGGGGCGACACGCCGCTGCGGGTGCAGCTCTATGGCGGGGACGGGGCCGTGCTGGAGACGGTGGAGTTGAAGACACTCCCGGTGGACTGGGGCAAGGTGACCGCGACGCTGCGGCCCAATGCCACGGATCCGGATGCGCGGCTCGCGCTGCTGCTGCCGGCGAAAGGCGTGGTCGATGTGGATTTTGTTTCGCTCTTCCCGGCCGAGACCTGGAAGGGCAGGACGGGCGGATTGCGGGCGGACATGGTGCAGGCGCTGGCCGATCTCCGGCCGGGTTTCCTGCGTTTCCCGGGCGGCTGTATCGTCGAGGGCAGCGATCTGTCGAAGCGTTACCAGTGGAAGCAGACGCTCGGGCCGATCGAGGAGCGGCCCCTGCTGATCAACCGCTGGAACTACGAGTTCCTGCACCGGCCCACGCCGGACTACTACCAGACCTTCGGGCTTGGTTTTCTGGAGTACTTCCAGCTCTGCGAGGACATCGGGGCCGAGCCGATGCCGATCCTGAATTGCGGCATGGCGTGCCAGTTCAACTCGGGCGAGCTCTGCCGGCCGGAGGAGCTAGACGCGTACATCCAGGACGCGCTGGACCTGATCGAGTTCGCCAACGGCCCGGTGGGCAGCACGTGGGGCGCGAAACGCGCGGCGCTGGGACACCCGAAGCCCTTTGGCGTGAAGATGCTCGGCGTGGGCAACGAGCAATGGGGGGAGGCTTACCTCGAGCGGTTCGCGAAATTCGCGGCGGCCCTGAAGGCGAAGTACCCGGAGGTGCAGTTGATCGCGGCCGCCGGCCCGCTCCCGGCCGACGAGCGCTTCAAGCTGGCGTGGGCCAGGCTGCCGGGGATGAAGGCGGACATCATTGACGAGCACTGCTACGCGCCGCCGGCGTGGTTCTTCGACAGCGCGAACCGCTACGACACGTACGACCGCAAAGGCCCGAAGGTCTTCATGGGCGAGTACGCGGCGCAGAGCGTCGAGATGGTGAGTGTGAAAAATCGCAACACCTTTGAGTGCGCGTTGGCGGAGGCGGCCTTCATGACGGGGATGGAGCGCAATGCCGACGTCGTGCGCATCGCCTCGTACGCGCCCCTCTTCTCAAATGCGGAGGCGTGGCAGTGGACACCGGACCTGATCTGGGTGGATGGCCTGCGGGTGGTGCTCACGCCGAACTACCATGTGCAGCGCATGTTCGCGGTGAACCGGGGCGACCGCGTGCTGCCCGTGCAGATCAGCGAGCCGAGCAAGGAGGAATCCACCCGGTTCTATGCTTCGTCGACCTTCGAGGCCGCGACGGGCGAGGTGATCCTGAAGCTGGTGAATGCGACGACGAAGGCGTCGACGACCACCGTAGCCCTGGCGGGAGCGGCGCGGGTGGGGCGCGGGATGCGAACCGTGCTGCAGGCGGAGTCGCTGGACGCGGTAAACACCTTTGGCCAGCCGCAGCGGGTCGAGCCGCGGACTTTCGAGTTTAGGCCGGACGCGCCGACCTTCGAGCTTACCCTGCCGGCGCAGTCGTTTACGGTCCTGCGGCTGCCGGTCGCGCGATGAGCGGCAGCGGCTAGAATCACCCCTGCCGTGAGCTTTCGTACTTTCGCGCATCCGAAGTCACTCCGCCATCTGCTCGCCGCTGCAGGCGTGCTGGCAGTGGCCGCTGGCGCGTCGGCGCAGGCGACGACCCCGGCGTTCACGCTCAACGCGACCGTCCACGATCCCTCGGTGGTGCGGGAAGGCGATGCGTACTACGTCTTCGGCTCGCACCTGGCGTCGGCGCGTACGACCGACCTGATGAACTGGACGCAGATCTCGACGTCGCCGACGACGGGCAACGCGCTGGTCCCGTATCCGCAGACCGAGTTCGCGGAGGCGCTGACCTGGGCGG
This genomic window from Opitutus sp. ER46 contains:
- a CDS encoding nitronate monooxygenase, with protein sequence MSSPVIIQGGMGVAVSNWQLARTVSRLGELGVISGTLLAVILARRLADGDASGDMRRGLEAFPIPAVAERIIDTYFVPGGQAPGTPFRGVPMPTLEPSRAFTELTVAANFVEVHLAKEGHSGQVGINLLEKIQLATLPSLYGAMLAGVDYVLMGAGIPRAIPGALDRLSTGAAAELKVDVAGAQDAEAYFSRFDPAAFFGRPAPVVPRPQFLAIVSSATLALTLAKKSNGRVDGFVVEGALAGGHNAPPRGPLQLDAQGEPIYGVRDTPDLAKIKEIGLPFWLAGAQASPAHLAAAQAQGAVGIQIGTAFAFCDEAGVDRSLKDEMIAASRAGKARVFTDPLASPTGFPFKVAQLSGTLSEAGVYAARERVCDLGYLRQPYRRDDGSLGYRCSAEPVDAFVAKGGATAECNGRKCLCNGLVATVGLGQRRHGASETPIITAGNELATLARLVPPGADRYSAADVIAHVRGTS
- a CDS encoding sigma-70 family RNA polymerase sigma factor encodes the protein MAEILAATSEITRLLQACGRGERQASAELLPLVYDELRRHAAVRMASEPAGQTLQPTALVHEAWLRLNRDDAQVWQNRAHFFGAAAEAMRRILIENARRKSRLKRGGDRQRVNFDDVELADTTPDEKILLIDEALERLQLEDPEKARVVLLKFFGGRTNQEVAEMLDVTERTVERHWAYAKAWLFESIRAQKG
- a CDS encoding serine/threonine-protein kinase; its protein translation is MSDAMDARIVRDPSGIFETARHLADGPARRAFLEGACGGDLTLRRRVEALLRAADDAEEFFAETTSAVDRAITTLHAQHGAEGLAEAMSAYLPGEEPIGSRIGRYKLRRKIGEGGCGVVYEAEQEEPVRRAVALKIIKLGMETRSVIARFEAERQALAMMDHPNIAHVFDAGATQRGSPYFVMELVRGVKITEYCDQHRLPTRERLDLFVQICHAIQHAHQKGIIHGDIKPSNIMVTLHDGVPVPKVIDFGISKATEVRLADKVLVTADGQLIGTPAYMSPEQAELGAMDIDTRSDIYSLGVLLYELLTGKTPFDPQELGSAGYDGMRRILREKEPPRPSVRLKMLAPEELLRVATARRSEPARLWALYRGDLDWVVMKALEKDRRRRYETANGLAVDIQRHLSNDAVVARPPSRIYRFQKLVRRNRGVFVATGAVGLSLILGTATSTWLFLRERDARRRAVAAEQEEARLRQGAELRQKLTQAALLVSQDKFAKADALLAGIPVNQPTVEGAAVLRSLGEWHAVENRWAEAVKRFQMLVRIDQLDGWDVTTLDLLRLGPALIESGDVAGYERFCEAAILHHVAAAVSAGDRIVKISLLRPANERLLASLKPYAEGTAKSLAMADSNGDGFGAAWRSMSLALWEYRRGDLARAADWANRCLNYENANEPRQATARAILAMALRQLGRVEEARSQLATARELIEARDKGAANRGTPVQGFWFDWQFARLIYREAAAKVGPQAQE
- a CDS encoding alpha-L-arabinofuranosidase C-terminal domain-containing protein, whose translation is MTSFSRVLVLGLLFVASLGSARAAKVSVAVDRPGADLNPAMWGVFFEDINFGADGGLYAELVKNRGFEFPEPLMGWTKLSPSLARGELTVRTDAPFNAKNPHYVRLASEGTAPFGLSNEGFRGMAVRKGEAYQLSLRARRAGGDTPLRVQLYGGDGAVLETVELKTLPVDWGKVTATLRPNATDPDARLALLLPAKGVVDVDFVSLFPAETWKGRTGGLRADMVQALADLRPGFLRFPGGCIVEGSDLSKRYQWKQTLGPIEERPLLINRWNYEFLHRPTPDYYQTFGLGFLEYFQLCEDIGAEPMPILNCGMACQFNSGELCRPEELDAYIQDALDLIEFANGPVGSTWGAKRAALGHPKPFGVKMLGVGNEQWGEAYLERFAKFAAALKAKYPEVQLIAAAGPLPADERFKLAWARLPGMKADIIDEHCYAPPAWFFDSANRYDTYDRKGPKVFMGEYAAQSVEMVSVKNRNTFECALAEAAFMTGMERNADVVRIASYAPLFSNAEAWQWTPDLIWVDGLRVVLTPNYHVQRMFAVNRGDRVLPVQISEPSKEESTRFYASSTFEAATGEVILKLVNATTKASTTTVALAGAARVGRGMRTVLQAESLDAVNTFGQPQRVEPRTFEFRPDAPTFELTLPAQSFTVLRLPVAR